The Flavobacterium piscisymbiosum genome includes a region encoding these proteins:
- a CDS encoding DUF2911 domain-containing protein has product MKKIILLSFIIMQSLLIFAQEKVQIKLTPASPSASFQQEIGSSTIKMAYSRPLARERKIFGELVPFGKLWRTGASDCTTISTNEDITFGENILKTGTYSIFSIPSENEWTIIINSDITLHGETGYDEKKDVMRFSVPTEKTTNFYETFTIELNDINSKGEGFLKIEWENTMVKIPMKSKADKEILALIDTYIIKEKSHDANLLFQAANYYSSTNRDSNQAIAWLIEAEKLDPENFYYPSLRQKLSVGLKDYPNAIAAAKKALVIAEKKKMKSAEKLKKQIIEWELLLKSK; this is encoded by the coding sequence ATGAAAAAAATAATTCTACTGAGCTTCATTATTATGCAATCATTATTAATTTTTGCACAAGAAAAAGTTCAAATTAAACTCACTCCTGCAAGTCCTTCGGCATCATTTCAACAAGAAATCGGAAGTTCAACAATTAAAATGGCCTATAGCAGACCCTTGGCAAGAGAACGAAAAATATTTGGTGAATTGGTGCCCTTTGGTAAACTATGGCGAACAGGTGCCAGTGACTGCACGACCATCAGTACTAATGAGGACATCACCTTTGGAGAAAATATTTTAAAAACAGGAACCTATTCTATATTTTCAATTCCTTCTGAAAATGAGTGGACTATCATCATAAATAGTGATATTACTTTACATGGAGAAACTGGCTATGATGAGAAAAAAGATGTTATGCGTTTTAGCGTTCCCACAGAAAAAACGACTAATTTTTACGAAACTTTTACTATCGAATTAAACGATATCAATAGTAAAGGGGAAGGTTTCCTTAAAATAGAATGGGAAAATACCATGGTTAAAATACCAATGAAAAGCAAAGCTGACAAAGAAATTTTAGCCCTAATTGATACCTATATCATCAAAGAGAAGAGCCACGATGCCAATTTATTATTTCAGGCTGCAAATTATTATTCCTCTACCAACCGAGATAGTAATCAGGCCATAGCCTGGCTAATTGAAGCTGAAAAATTAGATCCGGAAAATTTTTATTATCCCAGCTTGAGACAAAAACTATCTGTAGGCCTAAAGGATTACCCCAATGCTATTGCAGCCGCAAAAAAAGCTCTAGTCATCGCGGAGAAGAAAAAAATGAAAAGTGCCGAAAAATTAAAAAAACAAATCATAGAATGGGAATTATTACTTAAAAGCAAATAA
- a CDS encoding efflux RND transporter periplasmic adaptor subunit encodes MKKNSIAKLVALLFVSILLLTACNKKTEHNIKPAHQHSANQEYTCPMHPEVIQDKPGNCPICGMELVPRHTPGTETAIDSSLKHLLKPVNEQVISNISVIKPQGGTKIFSMQVQGIITYDTREQTSISSRVSGRIERLLIKYNYQPVKKGQLIMEIYSPDLAAAQRELLFIYQSDANNPMLQKAKERLSLLGMQQKQIQQVLKTGEISYRIPVYSNATGYILDNTATANASAAAPAASPQSSVSDDGMGGMGSSGNAASNNNASTPSASAIMLREGQYIGAGQSLFRIYTNKNLIAEFAFDPSVSPQIKKGQKLVFYEPSDKQTVYTGTIGLIQPVFKEGSNFTIARVYLQDNKFQTGKLVTAAIPIVSKGWWLPQSAVVNLGNKSIVFKKEKDVFVPREVKTKNNADGMVLIDQDISDWDIAGNAAYMIDSESFIKIASENKLKN; translated from the coding sequence ATGAAAAAGAACTCTATCGCTAAGTTAGTCGCATTGTTATTCGTTTCGATATTATTATTGACAGCCTGTAACAAGAAAACCGAGCATAACATTAAGCCCGCCCATCAGCATAGTGCAAATCAGGAATATACCTGTCCGATGCATCCTGAAGTTATTCAGGATAAGCCCGGCAACTGCCCAATATGCGGTATGGAATTGGTTCCAAGACATACCCCTGGTACAGAAACAGCTATAGACAGCAGCCTAAAACATCTTTTAAAACCCGTCAACGAACAGGTCATTTCTAATATATCTGTCATAAAACCTCAGGGAGGCACTAAAATATTCTCTATGCAGGTGCAGGGAATTATTACTTACGATACCCGTGAGCAGACCAGCATTTCCAGCAGGGTAAGCGGAAGGATTGAGCGCCTGCTGATTAAGTACAATTACCAGCCCGTAAAAAAAGGACAGCTAATCATGGAAATCTATTCCCCTGACCTCGCTGCCGCGCAAAGAGAATTGTTGTTTATTTATCAATCTGATGCAAACAATCCGATGCTTCAAAAAGCAAAAGAGAGACTGTCTCTGCTAGGTATGCAGCAGAAACAAATACAACAGGTATTAAAGACAGGTGAAATTTCCTATCGCATTCCTGTTTATAGTAATGCCACCGGGTACATCTTAGACAATACTGCGACAGCAAACGCTTCTGCAGCAGCTCCGGCGGCTTCACCTCAAAGCTCCGTGTCAGATGATGGCATGGGCGGTATGGGCTCAAGTGGCAATGCAGCATCAAATAATAACGCATCCACCCCTTCTGCCTCTGCTATTATGCTAAGAGAAGGGCAATATATTGGTGCTGGACAATCACTTTTTAGAATCTATACCAACAAAAACCTTATCGCTGAGTTTGCTTTTGATCCATCGGTATCCCCCCAGATTAAAAAAGGACAAAAGCTGGTATTTTATGAACCATCAGATAAGCAAACCGTATATACTGGTACTATCGGACTCATTCAGCCCGTCTTTAAAGAGGGAAGCAACTTTACTATAGCAAGGGTTTATTTGCAGGATAATAAATTTCAAACTGGAAAATTAGTAACTGCAGCCATTCCTATTGTAAGTAAAGGATGGTGGCTCCCGCAAAGCGCCGTTGTCAACCTAGGAAATAAATCCATCGTGTTCAAAAAAGAAAAAGACGTGTTTGTTCCCAGAGAAGTTAAAACGAAAAACAATGCTGATGGAATGGTCCTAATAGATCAAGACATCAGTGATTGGGATATTGCCGGCAATGCGGCCTATATGATAGACAGTGAGAGTTTTATCAAGATAGCTTCAGAAAATAAATTAAAAAATTAA
- a CDS encoding DUF3347 domain-containing protein: MKKIIKIGIPILSIFLLIACGNNENKKQENPKDSETSVPISKEAEIRINDDVLNAIYGQYAHLTVALTQDNLAEAKLAANAIEAGARKISNNSNLAASAASIVSAPDIEKQRAAYSKLSNEMVVLLKKAGMAEAELYVEYCPMAFDNKGAVWISSTKEVRNPYFGEKMLKCGEVKEIIK, translated from the coding sequence ATGAAAAAAATAATCAAAATAGGAATTCCAATATTATCAATCTTCTTACTTATTGCCTGCGGTAATAATGAAAACAAAAAGCAAGAGAATCCTAAGGATAGTGAAACTTCTGTCCCAATTTCAAAGGAAGCCGAAATCAGGATAAACGATGATGTCTTAAACGCGATATACGGCCAGTATGCCCATTTAACTGTAGCCCTTACCCAAGATAATCTCGCGGAAGCAAAACTGGCGGCCAATGCGATTGAAGCGGGAGCACGGAAAATCAGCAACAACAGTAATCTTGCAGCAAGCGCTGCATCAATCGTTTCAGCTCCTGATATCGAAAAGCAGCGGGCTGCTTATTCTAAACTAAGTAATGAAATGGTTGTCTTGCTAAAAAAAGCAGGAATGGCCGAGGCTGAACTATACGTTGAATATTGTCCAATGGCTTTCGACAATAAAGGAGCCGTATGGATTAGTTCTACCAAAGAAGTGCGTAATCCTTATTTTGGAGAAAAAATGCTCAAGTGTGGTGAGGTGAAAGAAATCATTAAATAA
- a CDS encoding DUF305 domain-containing protein, translated as MEHATQQHSKEVNSKMYKKLALMIVLSFISMYVLMYSMVDIFANVIPNINQFYMAALMTMPMLIIEIIVMGSMYMNKKWNLVLLTTGSLAAILFFSCIRQQATVDDKQFLKSMIPHHAAAILMAKEASLQDPEVSQLAQDIIKAQQNEIAQMKAKLKEMKKK; from the coding sequence ATGGAACACGCAACACAGCAACATTCAAAAGAGGTAAACTCCAAAATGTACAAAAAATTAGCTCTTATGATCGTATTGTCATTTATTTCTATGTACGTCCTAATGTATTCAATGGTCGATATTTTTGCTAATGTCATTCCTAATATAAACCAATTTTACATGGCAGCACTAATGACTATGCCAATGCTCATAATTGAGATTATTGTAATGGGCAGTATGTATATGAATAAAAAATGGAACCTGGTATTACTTACCACAGGCAGCCTTGCTGCAATCCTTTTTTTTTCCTGCATCAGACAGCAGGCAACTGTTGATGATAAACAATTCTTAAAATCAATGATACCACACCATGCAGCAGCAATCCTGATGGCTAAAGAGGCTTCTCTTCAAGATCCGGAAGTAAGCCAGCTTGCCCAAGACATTATAAAAGCTCAACAGAATGAAATTGCACAGATGAAAGCCAAGTTGAAAGAGATGAAAAAAAAATAA
- a CDS encoding efflux RND transporter permease subunit has product MKQTLMKRIKNIFRKKPQWISEEERLKIIEKSSKQVSRGVFFATVIIITSFLPVFMLTGQEGKLFHPLAYTKTFILIVDALLVLTLAPVLISFFMKGKFRPTDSHPVNRFLERGYEPIIRWVLKWRKTTLAVNILALLISIPLLMRLGTEFMPPLDEQSILFMPVTLPDVSNGEIKRILQVQDKIIKSVPEVESVLGKAGRANTATDNSPMSMIETIIMLKPKSQWREGIDKKDIIKELDTKLQIPGVVNGWTQPIINRINMLATGIRTDVGIKVYGQNLDTIARVSERVKMALEGTPGVSDLFVDPITGGKYLDVDVNRQELARYGLTVDDVNQTVEFALGGASIGNTVEGRRRFSISVRMAQDYRNSVERIKRIPLQSPTFGEVPLSAVADIKFVDGPPMISSENALLRGAVMFNIRDRDMGGTVQEAMKKLESAKNILPEGYFIEWSGQYENLISGEKTLKVIAPLVLLIIFFALYFAFNSLREAFLSLITVPFALIGGAYIIFFWDVNLSVAVAVGFIALFGIAVETGIVMVIYLNDAMEQLIKAKGNSRETITKEDLREYVVHGAAKRLRPKLMTVCVSLFGLVPVLWSNGVGMDVMKPIVLPMIGGVFTSAIHILLVTPLIFLMSKEYELRKYGKLEVHDVKH; this is encoded by the coding sequence ATGAAACAAACTCTGATGAAAAGAATTAAAAATATATTTCGCAAAAAACCACAGTGGATATCCGAAGAGGAAAGGCTCAAAATAATTGAGAAAAGTAGCAAGCAGGTTTCTCGTGGCGTATTCTTTGCCACTGTAATTATAATTACTTCTTTCCTGCCTGTGTTTATGCTTACCGGACAGGAAGGAAAACTATTCCATCCTTTAGCCTATACTAAAACATTCATACTGATTGTGGATGCCCTGTTGGTACTTACATTAGCTCCGGTACTGATTTCTTTTTTTATGAAAGGAAAATTCCGTCCAACCGATTCACATCCGGTCAATCGGTTTTTGGAAAGAGGTTATGAACCAATTATACGCTGGGTTCTGAAATGGAGAAAAACAACTCTTGCAGTCAATATTCTGGCATTATTGATTTCTATACCATTATTGATGCGGCTGGGAACGGAGTTCATGCCTCCATTGGATGAGCAGAGTATTTTATTTATGCCTGTTACCCTCCCTGATGTATCTAATGGAGAAATCAAACGCATTTTGCAGGTACAGGATAAAATAATCAAATCGGTTCCTGAAGTAGAAAGTGTTTTGGGAAAGGCAGGGCGAGCTAACACAGCTACGGATAATTCCCCAATGAGCATGATTGAGACCATTATCATGCTAAAACCAAAATCACAGTGGCGTGAAGGAATAGATAAAAAAGATATTATTAAGGAACTCGATACCAAACTCCAGATACCTGGTGTAGTAAACGGTTGGACGCAGCCCATTATCAACCGAATCAATATGCTGGCAACAGGAATTCGTACCGATGTAGGAATTAAAGTCTACGGACAAAATCTCGACACCATTGCTCGTGTATCGGAAAGGGTGAAAATGGCTTTAGAAGGAACTCCAGGAGTGTCTGATTTATTTGTAGATCCTATTACGGGAGGTAAATACCTTGATGTGGATGTTAATCGCCAGGAATTGGCCCGATATGGATTAACAGTAGATGATGTAAACCAAACGGTGGAATTTGCTTTAGGTGGTGCATCCATTGGCAATACTGTTGAAGGACGAAGACGTTTTTCAATAAGTGTGCGCATGGCACAGGATTATAGAAATAGCGTGGAACGCATTAAACGCATTCCCTTACAGTCTCCTACCTTTGGAGAAGTGCCTTTATCTGCCGTTGCTGATATTAAATTCGTAGATGGCCCTCCAATGATTAGTTCTGAAAATGCTCTGCTTCGCGGAGCAGTCATGTTCAATATACGGGATCGTGATATGGGAGGAACCGTACAGGAAGCGATGAAAAAATTAGAAAGTGCCAAAAACATACTCCCTGAAGGGTACTTTATAGAATGGAGCGGACAATATGAGAACCTGATCAGCGGAGAAAAGACCCTTAAAGTCATTGCGCCGCTCGTATTGCTTATTATTTTCTTCGCCCTCTATTTTGCCTTTAATTCCCTTAGAGAAGCCTTTTTAAGTCTTATAACAGTTCCTTTTGCTTTAATTGGAGGTGCCTATATAATTTTTTTCTGGGATGTCAATCTATCAGTGGCGGTAGCTGTAGGTTTTATTGCTTTGTTTGGTATTGCCGTGGAAACCGGTATTGTAATGGTTATTTATCTCAATGATGCCATGGAGCAGCTTATCAAGGCCAAAGGAAACTCACGAGAAACCATTACTAAAGAGGATCTAAGGGAATATGTGGTACATGGCGCCGCAAAACGATTGCGCCCAAAACTAATGACCGTTTGCGTCTCATTATTTGGATTGGTACCTGTTCTGTGGTCCAATGGTGTTGGAATGGATGTAATGAAACCAATTGTATTGCCTATGATTGGCGGGGTATTTACCTCTGCCATACATATCTTATTAGTAACCCCGCTTATTTTCCTAATGTCCAAAGAATATGAACTAAGAAAATATGGCAAACTCGAAGTACATGATGTCAAACATTAA
- a CDS encoding TolC family protein, translated as MMSNIKILAVLLLLLPLQLLSQTKEVLSLDTILQRIDKKNVLLQSYSLKAEGYKYSADAATAWMAPMVGVGTFMTPYPFQEVMDDRDKGSLMFRIEQDIPNVRKLNKKKKFIQSQGNIENATRAVTLNDYKAQAKQLYYGWMVAEQRMKVLDQNEKIMLTMKKIEEVRYPYNQSQLGNVYKIDARIEENKNMVRMQEGEIAKARAWLNSLMNQPGNADFAIDTSIIPVFNPALHDTTSLAGVRGDIKKMDAGIESMQLSIEAMKAEKNPSFKIQFDHMNSFDKMMPKAYSVMAMMSIPIAPWSSKMYKSDTKAMQYNVQAMEKEKSAMLQETQGMLYGMQYEILTMQKRILGLETKIIPSMQKSLDVNFLNYQENKLQIPVVIDSWEALNMLQNNLLDEKLKLYQMIVDYEKELYR; from the coding sequence ATGATGTCAAACATTAAAATACTGGCAGTACTATTGCTTTTACTGCCATTACAGCTATTGAGCCAGACCAAAGAGGTCTTGTCTCTCGATACAATCCTGCAAAGGATTGATAAAAAAAATGTGCTCCTGCAAAGCTATAGTTTAAAGGCAGAAGGATATAAATACAGTGCCGATGCCGCAACAGCATGGATGGCACCAATGGTGGGTGTGGGAACCTTTATGACCCCCTATCCTTTTCAGGAAGTTATGGATGACCGCGACAAAGGATCTTTAATGTTCAGAATTGAACAGGACATTCCCAATGTAAGAAAGCTAAACAAGAAGAAAAAATTCATCCAGTCTCAGGGAAATATTGAGAACGCTACCCGTGCCGTTACCCTTAACGACTATAAAGCACAGGCCAAACAACTATATTACGGTTGGATGGTAGCCGAGCAGCGAATGAAAGTTTTGGATCAAAACGAAAAGATAATGCTCACCATGAAAAAGATTGAGGAAGTGCGCTATCCCTACAACCAATCGCAATTGGGCAATGTATACAAGATCGATGCAAGGATTGAAGAAAATAAAAATATGGTCCGCATGCAGGAAGGTGAAATCGCAAAAGCAAGAGCATGGCTCAACAGCTTGATGAACCAGCCCGGCAATGCTGATTTTGCCATAGACACGAGTATTATCCCCGTCTTTAACCCTGCTTTGCACGACACCACAAGTCTTGCAGGAGTGCGTGGTGATATTAAGAAGATGGATGCAGGGATTGAATCGATGCAGCTCAGTATTGAGGCCATGAAAGCAGAGAAAAATCCCTCTTTTAAAATCCAGTTTGATCATATGAATTCTTTTGATAAAATGATGCCCAAAGCATATTCGGTAATGGCAATGATGTCTATTCCTATTGCTCCTTGGTCATCCAAAATGTATAAATCAGATACCAAAGCAATGCAATATAATGTGCAGGCAATGGAGAAAGAGAAATCCGCCATGCTGCAGGAAACCCAAGGTATGTTATATGGTATGCAATATGAAATACTGACCATGCAAAAAAGGATTTTGGGACTCGAAACAAAAATAATCCCTTCTATGCAAAAGTCCCTGGATGTAAACTTTCTGAACTATCAGGAAAACAAACTGCAGATTCCTGTAGTAATTGATTCCTGGGAAGCTTTAAATATGCTGCAGAATAACTTATTAGATGAAAAATTAAAACTATATCAAATGATTGTCGATTATGAAAAAGAACTCTATCGCTAA
- a CDS encoding efflux RND transporter periplasmic adaptor subunit — MNSKSIIRTILLIAMVFPLLFTACAQKEEKKVSQEKAQTYTCPMHPQIVKDGPGSCPICGMDLVPFEKNNAQDFLTLGPSQQALANLTTITAGENEFSNASRLNGRLVTDPEQTIYISSRVAGRIEELYVKETGVPVRKGQPLYRIYSEQLSAMQQEYLIATAQATSFAEDRRFAQIKNAAKQKLLLYGQSEAQLNELFKKQKASPYAVYYSPNSGIVAELSITEGQYVAEGVSIMKLEDYNRLWVEADVYPADAGKIKTGQKVKVIVSGYEDQPQTMTVDFINPALQTSKQIIQLRGTIANPNNQWQAGQQAIVLLPSSEQKMKLTIPVDAVIRDGSGTHVWIEIGKGKYQPRMVAIGSENFDEVEITSGLKKGDVVVASGAYLLYSEFILKKGKNPMSGMKM, encoded by the coding sequence ATGAACAGTAAATCAATAATTCGTACTATTTTGCTCATTGCAATGGTTTTTCCACTTCTATTTACAGCATGTGCCCAAAAAGAAGAAAAAAAAGTCAGTCAGGAAAAAGCTCAAACCTACACCTGTCCCATGCATCCGCAAATTGTGAAAGATGGTCCTGGCTCATGCCCAATCTGTGGAATGGATTTAGTGCCCTTCGAAAAAAATAACGCACAGGACTTTCTAACCTTGGGGCCAAGTCAGCAAGCACTAGCCAATTTGACGACAATAACTGCCGGAGAAAATGAATTTTCAAATGCGTCCCGTCTCAATGGACGTTTGGTTACAGACCCTGAGCAAACTATTTACATTTCAAGCCGAGTGGCAGGAAGGATTGAAGAGTTATATGTAAAGGAAACCGGTGTTCCCGTTCGAAAAGGCCAGCCTTTATACAGGATATATTCAGAGCAGCTATCAGCCATGCAACAGGAGTACCTCATCGCCACAGCACAGGCCACAAGCTTTGCCGAGGATAGACGCTTTGCCCAAATAAAAAATGCTGCAAAACAAAAACTATTATTGTATGGTCAGTCCGAAGCCCAGCTTAATGAATTATTCAAAAAACAAAAAGCATCGCCTTATGCTGTTTATTATTCTCCAAATTCAGGAATAGTTGCGGAACTTTCCATTACAGAAGGCCAATATGTAGCAGAAGGAGTCTCTATTATGAAATTAGAAGATTACAATCGTTTATGGGTCGAAGCTGATGTTTATCCAGCCGATGCAGGTAAAATTAAAACCGGTCAAAAGGTTAAAGTTATAGTCTCGGGTTATGAAGATCAGCCCCAAACAATGACCGTAGATTTTATAAATCCTGCCCTGCAAACAAGCAAGCAGATAATACAGCTGCGCGGTACTATTGCCAATCCAAACAATCAATGGCAGGCAGGTCAGCAGGCGATCGTTTTACTGCCTTCCTCAGAACAGAAAATGAAATTGACCATACCTGTGGATGCTGTTATAAGAGACGGAAGCGGCACACATGTTTGGATTGAAATTGGAAAAGGCAAATATCAGCCTAGAATGGTGGCGATTGGTTCGGAAAACTTCGATGAAGTCGAAATTACTAGTGGCTTAAAAAAAGGTGATGTCGTTGTTGCATCTGGTGCCTATCTCCTATACAGTGAATTTATATTAAAGAAGGGCAAAAACCCAATGTCAGGAATGAAAATGTAA
- a CDS encoding heavy metal translocating P-type ATPase, translating to MTHTYTISGMTCDGCRTKVEKTLNAVEGVKANVTLDPPLATIIMEKHIATEQLQEALAAVGKYTIEMTHTTHSQEKTAEKSCCSTANDHDHKKLAVPHNDAGGKYYCPMHCEGDKMYDKPGDCPVCGMHLVQEPAAVQVQQYTCSMHPEIITNAPGSCPICGMDLIPMQPSESEEQRIYKRLVKKMKIAVVFTVPIFAIAMIEMAHNNPLLQLMDAAKWNWVQLILSLPVVFYACWVFFVRAWKSIITWNLNMFTLIGIGTGVAFLFSLVGMFFPDIFPSEFKTEHGTVLLYFEATTVILTLVLLGQLLEARAHSQTSGAIKELLKLAPTEATLVIDGGDKVISIHDIKKGDLLRVKPGDKIPVDGKITDGESTIDESMITGEPIPVDKKIGDMVSSGTINGNKSFIMIAEKVGSETLLSQIIQMVNNASRSRAPIQKLADSIAKYFVPIVVVISILTFFIWAKFGPEPALVYGFINGIAVLIIACPCALGLATPMSVMVGVGKGAQSGILIKNAEALEKMNKVNVLITDKTGTITEGKPSVEKIVALQYSEDELLQYIASLNQYSEHPLAQAVVKFAKAKNVSLTKVDDFENIAGKGVIGTAIDKKIALGNKKLMEQVGASISATIEEKIIAEQKLGKTVSYIAVDKNVVGFVTITDAIKETSAAAIKELMRQGVEVIMLTGDNANTAKAVAEDLHLTSFQAGCLPEDKLKVIEKLQAEGKVVAMAGDGINDAPALAQSDIGIAMGTGTDVAIESAKITLVKGDLQGIVKAKNLSHAVMRNIKQNLFFAFIYNVLGVPVAAGVLYPFFGILLSPMIAALAMSFSSVSVIVNALRLRSLKL from the coding sequence ATGACACACACCTATACAATATCGGGAATGACTTGCGATGGATGTCGTACAAAAGTCGAAAAAACATTAAATGCGGTGGAGGGAGTAAAGGCAAATGTCACACTAGATCCCCCATTGGCAACCATTATAATGGAAAAACATATTGCGACCGAGCAACTGCAGGAAGCATTGGCTGCAGTTGGAAAGTACACTATTGAAATGACCCACACTACTCATTCGCAAGAAAAAACAGCTGAGAAATCATGCTGTAGTACTGCTAACGATCATGATCATAAAAAGTTAGCTGTGCCTCATAATGATGCGGGTGGAAAATACTATTGCCCGATGCATTGTGAAGGCGATAAAATGTATGATAAACCGGGAGATTGTCCTGTATGCGGAATGCATTTGGTACAAGAACCCGCCGCTGTGCAGGTGCAGCAATACACATGCTCTATGCATCCGGAAATTATAACCAATGCTCCTGGATCATGTCCTATTTGCGGGATGGATCTAATACCAATGCAGCCAAGCGAAAGCGAAGAGCAAAGGATTTATAAGCGTTTGGTTAAGAAAATGAAAATAGCGGTTGTATTTACAGTTCCTATTTTCGCCATTGCCATGATAGAAATGGCACACAACAATCCTCTACTTCAACTAATGGATGCGGCTAAATGGAATTGGGTACAGCTTATTTTATCACTGCCTGTTGTCTTTTATGCCTGCTGGGTATTTTTTGTACGAGCATGGAAATCAATAATCACATGGAATTTAAATATGTTTACCCTTATCGGAATTGGTACAGGAGTGGCATTTTTATTTAGTTTAGTTGGAATGTTTTTTCCAGACATTTTTCCAAGTGAATTTAAGACCGAACACGGAACAGTACTATTATACTTCGAGGCCACAACAGTCATTCTAACTTTGGTTTTGTTAGGACAATTGCTTGAAGCCAGGGCGCACAGTCAAACCAGTGGTGCGATAAAAGAATTATTAAAATTGGCTCCTACCGAAGCTACTTTGGTAATTGATGGCGGTGATAAAGTAATCTCAATCCATGATATAAAAAAAGGTGATTTATTACGGGTAAAACCCGGAGATAAAATTCCTGTGGATGGGAAAATAACCGATGGTGAAAGTACAATAGACGAATCGATGATTACAGGTGAACCAATTCCTGTAGATAAAAAAATAGGCGATATGGTGTCTTCCGGAACTATAAACGGAAACAAATCATTTATAATGATTGCCGAAAAAGTTGGTTCGGAAACCTTGCTTTCGCAAATTATACAAATGGTTAATAATGCAAGCCGTTCCAGAGCACCAATTCAAAAACTAGCCGATAGTATTGCTAAATATTTTGTACCAATTGTTGTTGTAATTTCCATTCTTACCTTTTTCATTTGGGCAAAATTTGGTCCCGAACCGGCATTGGTCTATGGGTTTATAAATGGCATTGCGGTATTGATTATTGCCTGTCCTTGTGCTTTAGGATTGGCAACGCCCATGTCTGTAATGGTAGGAGTTGGAAAAGGCGCTCAATCGGGAATTCTGATAAAAAATGCTGAAGCTTTAGAAAAAATGAATAAGGTAAATGTTCTGATTACTGATAAAACAGGAACAATTACAGAAGGGAAACCTTCGGTAGAAAAAATTGTTGCATTACAATATTCAGAAGATGAACTGCTGCAATACATTGCATCTTTAAATCAGTATAGCGAACACCCTTTGGCACAAGCCGTGGTGAAATTTGCAAAAGCTAAAAATGTCTCTTTAACGAAAGTCGATGATTTTGAAAATATTGCAGGAAAAGGAGTTATTGGAACTGCTATTGATAAAAAGATCGCATTAGGGAATAAAAAATTAATGGAGCAAGTAGGCGCATCTATTTCTGCCACAATTGAAGAGAAAATTATTGCCGAACAAAAACTAGGAAAAACAGTTTCTTATATCGCTGTAGATAAGAACGTAGTGGGATTTGTAACGATAACCGATGCTATAAAAGAAACCAGTGCTGCTGCTATAAAAGAATTAATGCGTCAAGGAGTTGAAGTGATCATGCTGACGGGAGATAATGCAAATACTGCCAAAGCTGTTGCCGAAGATTTGCATTTAACCTCTTTCCAAGCAGGTTGTTTACCAGAAGACAAATTAAAAGTAATAGAGAAATTACAAGCTGAAGGAAAAGTTGTTGCTATGGCAGGAGATGGTATAAACGATGCGCCAGCTTTGGCACAATCGGACATTGGCATTGCGATGGGAACAGGAACAGATGTTGCGATAGAAAGTGCCAAGATTACTTTGGTAAAAGGAGATTTGCAAGGAATTGTAAAAGCAAAAAATTTGAGCCACGCTGTAATGCGCAACATCAAGCAAAACCTATTCTTTGCTTTTATTTATAATGTCTTAGGCGTACCAGTTGCTGCGGGAGTTTTATATCCGTTTTTCGGAATATTACTTTCTCCTATGATTGCTGCCCTGGCAATGAGTTTTAGCTCGGTATCTGTTATTGTCAATGCATTGCGATTGAGAAGCTTAAAACTCTAA